Proteins encoded within one genomic window of Pantanalinema sp.:
- a CDS encoding ABC transporter ATP-binding protein — MAIEHPSAITGSGPLPQDSIVEFRNVHKAFGKQKVLDDVSLRIERGKTTVIIGPSGTGKSVFIKLLVGLLRPDQGGILVDGQDLTRLKEKDLYEVRKKFGMLFQDGALFDSMNVGDNVAFPLRQHTRKSEKEIRSIVAAKLAQVGLPGVEHKFPAELSGGMRKRVGIARAIALEPEIVLFDEPNSGLDPVMSDAIDKLILRMQHELGLTFIVISHDIPGTFQIADRIAMLYKSKLIAYGAADTLKESENPILRQFFDRSADGPIQVV, encoded by the coding sequence ATGGCCATCGAACATCCAAGCGCCATCACGGGATCCGGGCCGCTGCCGCAAGACAGCATCGTCGAGTTCCGCAACGTCCACAAGGCCTTCGGCAAGCAGAAGGTGCTGGATGACGTCTCCCTGCGCATCGAGCGCGGCAAGACGACCGTCATCATCGGCCCCTCGGGCACGGGCAAGTCGGTCTTCATCAAGCTCCTGGTCGGCCTGCTCAGGCCGGACCAGGGCGGGATCCTGGTGGACGGCCAGGACCTGACCCGCCTCAAGGAGAAGGACCTTTACGAGGTCCGCAAGAAGTTCGGGATGCTCTTCCAGGACGGGGCCCTCTTCGACTCCATGAACGTGGGCGACAACGTGGCCTTCCCCCTGCGCCAGCACACCAGGAAGAGCGAGAAGGAGATCCGTTCGATCGTCGCTGCAAAGCTCGCCCAGGTGGGCCTGCCCGGCGTCGAGCACAAGTTCCCGGCGGAGCTCTCGGGCGGCATGCGCAAGCGGGTGGGCATCGCCCGGGCGATCGCCCTCGAGCCCGAGATCGTGCTGTTCGACGAGCCCAACTCGGGCCTGGACCCGGTCATGTCGGATGCGATCGATAAGCTGATCCTGCGCATGCAGCACGAGCTGGGCCTTACCTTCATCGTGATCAGCCACGACATCCCCGGCACCTTCCAGATCGCCGATCGGATCGCCATGCTCTACAAGAGCAAGCTCATCGCCTACGGCGCGGCCGACACCCTCAAGGAGTCGGAAAACCCCATCCTGAGGCAGTTCTTCGACCGCAGCGCGGACGGCCCCATCCAAGTCGTGTAG
- a CDS encoding ABC transporter permease — protein sequence MASLLSRGVGVLAEVGAIVRFLGQVLKAGVRRAPSPSLVIEQMVKIGLESFPVIMAICAFVGSNIVLVGYYAFQRFGGQDMVGAYSGLMSLREFAPIIVGAMMAAKPGTDMTATIATMRIREQIDALEVMSVNPFWFLMVPRFIAFILVAPCLIAFASIAAIAAGYGVAVFQLGVNSGTFVADLTRYLTVTDLWCAMLKGVIFATLTCLVACYYGFTSAPGPQGVSRAINRTVVVVATLIVIVNYFLSEALFG from the coding sequence ATGGCTAGCCTGCTTTCCAGGGGGGTGGGGGTCCTGGCCGAGGTCGGGGCCATCGTGCGCTTCCTGGGCCAGGTGCTCAAGGCGGGAGTCCGGCGGGCGCCCAGCCCCTCGCTTGTCATCGAGCAGATGGTGAAGATCGGCCTCGAGAGCTTCCCGGTCATCATGGCCATCTGCGCCTTCGTCGGATCCAACATCGTGCTGGTCGGCTACTACGCCTTCCAGCGCTTCGGCGGCCAGGACATGGTGGGGGCCTACTCCGGCCTGATGTCCCTGCGCGAGTTCGCACCCATCATCGTGGGGGCCATGATGGCGGCCAAGCCCGGCACCGACATGACGGCGACCATCGCCACCATGCGCATCCGCGAGCAGATCGACGCCCTCGAGGTCATGTCGGTCAACCCCTTCTGGTTCCTGATGGTCCCGCGCTTCATCGCCTTCATCCTGGTCGCGCCGTGCCTGATCGCCTTCGCCTCGATCGCGGCGATCGCGGCGGGCTACGGGGTCGCCGTCTTCCAGCTTGGCGTCAACAGCGGCACCTTCGTCGCGGACCTCACGCGCTACCTGACCGTGACGGACCTGTGGTGCGCCATGCTCAAGGGGGTCATCTTCGCCACCCTGACCTGCCTGGTGGCCTGCTACTACGGCTTCACCTCGGCGCCCGGGCCTCAGGGGGTCAGCCGCGCCATCAACCGGACGGTGGTGGTCGTCGCCACCCTGATCGTCATCGTCAACTACTTCCTGTCGGAAGCCTTGTTCGGGTAA
- a CDS encoding DEAD/DEAH box helicase: MTMPATDPKALVAAFARTQKFPLDPFQVEAMEALASGRSVLVSAPTGSGKTVVAEFAVYLALESKTRCIYTTPLKALSNQKYRDLKAALPGQVGLITGDVVLEPEAPVLVMTTEILRNILHADPARVADVSHVVLDEAHYLGSEGRGTVWEETIVFLNKHTSVTALSATIPNAEELATWVGTVHKPMKVVYHAERPVPLESYVASPNVKKLFSSSGKLAVKRFGDDEGWVAPPEPVDVVKDLQNKEMLPAIYFIFSRMGCEEQARDVINADLALTTPEERQRIIHMVEAAVRQTPGMLASHATKKWLDLLPYGVAPHHAGLLPPLKYLIERLFQRALIKVVFATETLAAGINMPAKTVVISSIIKRTDEGHRVLTVSEFQQMTGRAGRRGMDEVGYGVVVSSHRYSPMEVAHLATSQAEPLKSRFTLNFNMVANLTQRYEPDQARKIVEQSFAQFQSSGAVSSLFDRQRRTQERLDALDSRCPFDETKERMELLERLKLLRNDRESLRKRMAGMESSRQYVSRQSAVSQLVKAPFGAWLLVHPPGAAGPELGVLLDVQPVKSGDVHYSVLLETPSITRLGGRHLVMVLPAEPVTTIPEEVVVKAGRISYMQQHTPGDYRPTWHEWIARSGLDLEAMVKPITEPPEILKAKAKLKEINQELERFPCTSCKVRKACQEAVRDRRVLGQELGRFAKEIDVLHSNHWRGFLKLSRFLEETGFLRGRELLARGQALASVRTTNELVVAEALASGMLEGLEPVKLAAATSALVAEPVRGRQAWRGLKFDPGLHLLFERLAKDAKRLGKRMLESEIEQPIYLVPDYVGLTQAWAEGMEWAPIVEASGIDEGQLVRHLRQVIDMLQQFREIPGLGETFRARAREAAELLDRDIVKEVF, translated from the coding sequence ATGACCATGCCCGCTACGGACCCCAAGGCGCTCGTCGCCGCCTTCGCCAGGACCCAGAAGTTCCCCCTCGACCCCTTCCAGGTCGAGGCGATGGAGGCCCTCGCGAGCGGGCGATCCGTGCTGGTCTCGGCCCCCACCGGCTCGGGCAAGACCGTGGTGGCCGAGTTCGCCGTCTACCTCGCCCTCGAGTCCAAGACGCGCTGCATCTACACCACGCCGCTCAAGGCCCTCTCCAATCAGAAGTACCGCGACCTCAAGGCCGCCCTGCCCGGCCAGGTCGGCCTGATCACGGGCGACGTGGTCCTCGAGCCCGAGGCCCCGGTGCTGGTGATGACCACCGAAATTTTGCGGAACATCCTGCACGCGGATCCCGCGCGGGTGGCGGACGTGTCGCACGTGGTCCTGGACGAGGCCCACTACCTCGGCAGCGAGGGGCGCGGGACGGTGTGGGAGGAGACGATCGTCTTCCTCAACAAGCACACCTCGGTCACGGCCCTCTCGGCGACCATCCCCAACGCCGAGGAGCTGGCCACCTGGGTCGGCACGGTCCACAAGCCCATGAAGGTGGTGTACCACGCCGAGCGGCCGGTCCCGCTCGAGAGCTACGTGGCCTCCCCCAACGTCAAGAAGCTCTTCTCGTCCAGCGGCAAGCTCGCCGTCAAGCGCTTCGGCGACGACGAGGGCTGGGTGGCCCCTCCCGAGCCGGTGGACGTGGTCAAGGATCTCCAGAACAAGGAGATGCTGCCTGCGATCTACTTCATCTTCAGCCGCATGGGCTGCGAGGAGCAGGCCCGCGACGTGATCAACGCGGATCTTGCCCTGACGACGCCCGAGGAGCGCCAGCGGATCATACACATGGTCGAGGCGGCGGTCCGCCAGACTCCCGGGATGCTCGCCTCCCATGCCACCAAGAAGTGGCTGGATCTGCTGCCTTACGGGGTCGCGCCGCACCACGCGGGCCTCTTGCCGCCGCTCAAGTACCTGATCGAGCGATTGTTCCAGCGGGCGCTCATCAAGGTGGTGTTCGCGACCGAGACCCTGGCGGCGGGCATCAACATGCCGGCCAAGACGGTGGTGATCTCGAGCATCATCAAGCGCACCGACGAGGGCCACCGGGTGCTCACGGTCTCCGAGTTCCAGCAGATGACGGGCCGCGCCGGGCGCCGCGGCATGGACGAGGTGGGCTACGGGGTCGTGGTGTCGAGCCACCGCTACTCGCCCATGGAGGTGGCGCACCTGGCGACGAGCCAGGCCGAGCCCCTCAAGAGCCGCTTCACCCTCAACTTCAACATGGTGGCGAACCTGACCCAGCGCTACGAGCCGGACCAGGCGCGCAAGATCGTCGAGCAGAGCTTCGCCCAGTTCCAGAGCTCGGGGGCGGTCTCGAGCCTGTTCGACCGCCAGCGCAGGACCCAGGAGCGCCTCGATGCCCTCGACTCTCGCTGCCCCTTCGACGAGACCAAGGAGCGCATGGAGCTGCTCGAGCGGCTCAAGCTCTTGCGCAACGACCGCGAGAGCCTGCGCAAGCGCATGGCGGGCATGGAGAGCTCCAGGCAGTACGTGTCGCGCCAGTCGGCCGTCTCGCAGCTCGTCAAGGCTCCCTTCGGCGCTTGGCTTCTGGTCCACCCGCCGGGGGCCGCGGGCCCCGAGCTCGGGGTGCTGCTCGACGTTCAGCCGGTCAAGAGCGGCGACGTGCACTACTCGGTGCTGCTCGAGACCCCCTCGATCACTCGCCTGGGGGGCCGTCACCTGGTCATGGTGCTGCCCGCCGAGCCCGTGACGACCATCCCCGAGGAGGTGGTGGTCAAGGCCGGCCGCATCAGCTACATGCAGCAGCACACCCCCGGGGATTACCGGCCGACATGGCACGAGTGGATCGCCCGCAGCGGCCTGGACCTGGAGGCGATGGTCAAGCCGATCACCGAGCCGCCCGAGATCCTCAAGGCCAAGGCGAAGCTCAAGGAGATCAACCAGGAGCTCGAGCGCTTCCCATGCACCAGCTGCAAGGTGCGCAAGGCCTGCCAGGAGGCGGTGCGCGATCGCCGCGTCCTGGGTCAGGAGCTCGGGCGCTTCGCCAAGGAGATCGACGTCCTCCACTCCAACCACTGGCGGGGCTTCCTGAAGCTCTCGAGGTTCCTGGAGGAGACGGGCTTCCTGCGCGGGCGGGAGCTGCTGGCCCGGGGCCAGGCGCTTGCGAGCGTGCGAACGACCAACGAGCTGGTGGTGGCCGAGGCCCTCGCCTCGGGGATGCTCGAGGGGCTCGAGCCCGTGAAGCTCGCGGCGGCGACCAGCGCGCTGGTCGCCGAACCCGTGCGCGGGCGGCAAGCCTGGCGCGGGCTCAAGTTCGATCCGGGGCTTCACCTGCTCTTCGAGCGGCTGGCCAAGGATGCCAAGCGCCTCGGCAAGAGGATGCTCGAGTCCGAGATCGAGCAGCCGATCTACCTGGTGCCCGACTACGTGGGGCTGACCCAGGCCTGGGCCGAGGGGATGGAGTGGGCGCCGATCGTCGAGGCCTCGGGGATCGACGAGGGGCAGCTGGTGCGGCACCTTCGCCAGGTGATCGACATGCTCCAGCAGTTCCGCGAGATCCCGGGGCTGGGCGAGACGTTCCGGGCGCGAGCGCGCGAGGCGGCGGAGCTCTTGGACCGCGACATCGTGAAGGAAGTGTTCTAA
- a CDS encoding type II secretion system F family protein has translation MRYLLAFFGATILSLIALWFVPHRGALLVRSRLGALEATGPGLVPLDSPQTRKVQERRRAKAKRKERLRMRTRYLRLGVPVLALVGALGVSAWAWGSLRAFAAGALVLAWMLGAGWLRRRMRLSQVARQMPAALWIMATHLRDTNSFFGAIEAVSQQAPRGIAREFAGIHAAIASGETEERAFSRFARRNPVPEAEMVASSLSVPQERGQRLAVALFNVHEVLANRHRTRLAAGRVERSVRLLAWVLVVPVAVVALEPLARPDGFTLLKVVILGLFCAGTLAINRVCVGLGQGG, from the coding sequence ATGCGGTACCTCCTCGCCTTCTTCGGCGCCACGATCCTCTCGCTCATCGCTCTCTGGTTCGTGCCCCACCGCGGCGCGCTCCTGGTCCGCTCGCGGCTGGGGGCCCTCGAGGCGACGGGGCCGGGCCTGGTCCCCCTCGACTCGCCCCAGACCCGCAAGGTGCAGGAGCGGCGGCGCGCCAAGGCGAAGCGCAAAGAGCGCCTGCGCATGCGCACCCGCTACCTGCGCCTCGGCGTGCCGGTGCTCGCCCTCGTCGGCGCCCTGGGCGTCTCGGCCTGGGCATGGGGCTCGCTGCGTGCGTTCGCCGCTGGCGCCCTGGTCTTGGCCTGGATGCTGGGAGCCGGCTGGCTCAGGCGCCGGATGCGCCTGAGCCAGGTCGCGCGCCAGATGCCCGCCGCCCTCTGGATCATGGCGACCCACCTGCGCGACACCAACTCCTTCTTCGGGGCCATCGAGGCCGTCTCGCAGCAGGCCCCGCGCGGCATCGCCCGGGAGTTCGCCGGGATCCACGCGGCGATCGCGAGCGGCGAGACCGAAGAGCGGGCCTTCTCCCGCTTCGCCCGGCGCAACCCGGTGCCCGAGGCCGAGATGGTCGCCTCGAGCCTCTCGGTCCCCCAGGAGCGCGGGCAGCGCCTCGCCGTGGCGCTCTTCAACGTCCACGAGGTGCTGGCGAACCGCCACCGGACCCGGCTGGCGGCCGGGCGAGTCGAGCGATCGGTGCGCCTGTTGGCCTGGGTCCTGGTGGTGCCGGTGGCGGTGGTCGCCCTCGAGCCCCTGGCGCGGCCCGATGGGTTCACCCTCCTGAAGGTCGTGATCCTCGGCCTGTTCTGCGCGGGGACTCTCGCCATCAACCGCGTGTGCGTCGGCCTCGGGCAGGGCGGGTAA
- a CDS encoding deaminase yields MTNSSKPAAWTRPDGRPTPEATYMRLAFMWAEHSTCSRARVGAVVTTDDLRRTVGHGYNGGGVGMGDNGCAHEGKVPGACEHLHAEENALLFCNYEGPKVLFVTIEPCLMCAKRIVNKGGIRKVYYGEAAYRDKRGLAYLARAGIEAIHFAPPSA; encoded by the coding sequence ATGACGAATTCAAGCAAGCCAGCAGCCTGGACCCGGCCCGACGGGCGCCCGACTCCCGAAGCCACCTACATGCGCCTCGCCTTCATGTGGGCCGAGCATTCCACCTGCTCGCGCGCCCGGGTCGGGGCGGTGGTCACCACCGACGACCTGCGCCGCACCGTCGGCCACGGCTACAACGGCGGCGGCGTCGGGATGGGCGACAACGGCTGCGCCCACGAGGGCAAGGTCCCCGGAGCCTGCGAGCACCTCCACGCCGAGGAGAACGCCCTGCTCTTCTGCAACTACGAAGGGCCAAAGGTCCTGTTCGTGACCATCGAGCCCTGCCTGATGTGCGCCAAGCGCATCGTCAACAAGGGCGGCATCCGCAAGGTCTACTACGGCGAGGCCGCTTACCGCGACAAGCGGGGTCTGGCCTACCTGGCGCGCGCGGGGATCGAGGCGATCCACTTCGCGCCGCCGTCCGCATAA
- a CDS encoding MCE family protein has product MERKLWNDVALGAFILAALALLAYMSVAVGGLKLGKAIMVTAKFDNAAGLVKDGAVMIAGVNVGSVESLSVAHDKALVKLRLKTDADIRRDVKAAIRMKSLLGEKYVELLPQSESAPLLADGDAISQTDVPVEVDELMKYVGPVLKDVDPKDVSSLVHGLATAVGGRGEAMGKTLDTAGTTLATLDRILTRNEDKLAHMIDSLDRTADAAPSLINRLDRMTSDLEPATKALGKRGPDLLARLDRASAELAPTVTALGKKGPALVNHADQTLVALDPTLSRLPKTLDGLEPSLSRLPRTLDTLDKLVTRLDATLGKLDPILDQTKGRELVEKDGSLKVKARLF; this is encoded by the coding sequence ATGGAACGCAAGCTCTGGAACGACGTCGCCCTCGGGGCCTTCATCCTCGCGGCCCTCGCCCTCTTGGCCTACATGTCGGTGGCGGTGGGCGGGCTCAAGCTCGGCAAGGCGATCATGGTCACGGCCAAGTTCGACAACGCCGCGGGCCTCGTCAAGGACGGCGCGGTCATGATCGCCGGGGTGAACGTGGGCTCGGTCGAGTCCCTCTCGGTCGCCCACGACAAGGCCCTCGTGAAGCTGCGCCTCAAGACCGACGCCGACATCCGCCGGGACGTGAAGGCGGCCATCCGCATGAAGAGCCTCCTGGGCGAGAAGTACGTCGAGCTTCTGCCCCAGTCCGAGAGCGCGCCTTTGCTCGCGGACGGCGACGCCATCTCGCAGACCGACGTGCCGGTCGAGGTGGACGAGCTCATGAAGTACGTGGGCCCGGTCCTCAAGGACGTGGACCCCAAGGACGTCTCCTCTCTCGTCCACGGCCTGGCGACCGCCGTCGGCGGCCGCGGCGAGGCCATGGGCAAGACCCTCGACACCGCGGGCACCACCCTCGCCACCCTCGACCGGATCCTGACCCGGAACGAGGACAAGCTCGCCCACATGATTGACAGCCTGGACCGGACGGCCGACGCCGCGCCGAGCCTCATCAACCGCCTCGATCGCATGACGAGCGACCTGGAGCCCGCCACCAAGGCGCTGGGCAAGCGCGGTCCCGATCTCCTGGCCCGCCTGGACCGCGCGAGCGCCGAGCTGGCCCCCACCGTGACCGCCCTCGGCAAGAAGGGCCCGGCGCTCGTGAACCACGCCGACCAGACCCTGGTCGCGCTGGACCCGACCCTCAGCCGCCTTCCCAAGACCCTGGACGGCCTAGAGCCCTCGCTCAGCCGCCTGCCCAGGACCCTGGACACCCTGGACAAGCTCGTCACTCGCCTCGACGCGACCCTGGGCAAGCTCGATCCGATCCTGGACCAGACGAAGGGCCGCGAGCTCGTCGAGAAGGACGGCTCGCTCAAGGTCAAGGCGCGCCTCTTCTAG
- a CDS encoding type II secretion system F family protein produces MLAIVLTVLSLAGGGAALAFERALRRRRVVARRLGLLEEDADLAGRTGRLTLIVGWLSETFEPRKIWRGMARTARRSLGVTLLMAALAATLGIGYGWWLTDRSGTTWGVVGGASLALLGWYLLGGYLEGRSQRRKESIAWSVPALLDRIACLVEVGVGFESALGTVVRDKGPGHRILKTELFRYLQETRLGHSRQEALVALAQRCDVSELHRMVGAVLASRDDAAALRAQLRECALALQAEWLEKKRARARRAITLMLGIIVTCFGPLMAIALGAR; encoded by the coding sequence ATGCTGGCCATCGTGCTCACGGTCCTCTCGCTGGCAGGAGGCGGCGCGGCGCTCGCCTTCGAGCGCGCCCTGCGTCGCCGGCGCGTGGTCGCCAGGCGCCTGGGGCTCCTGGAGGAAGACGCCGATCTCGCCGGGCGCACCGGGCGCCTGACGCTCATCGTCGGCTGGCTCTCGGAGACCTTCGAGCCACGCAAGATCTGGCGCGGCATGGCGCGGACCGCGCGCCGCTCGCTGGGGGTCACCCTCCTGATGGCCGCCCTGGCCGCCACCCTCGGGATCGGCTACGGCTGGTGGCTCACGGACCGCTCAGGCACCACCTGGGGCGTGGTCGGCGGCGCCTCGCTGGCGCTTCTGGGCTGGTACCTCCTGGGCGGCTACCTGGAGGGGCGCAGCCAGCGCCGCAAGGAGTCCATCGCCTGGTCGGTGCCCGCCCTCCTTGACCGGATCGCGTGCCTGGTGGAGGTCGGCGTCGGCTTCGAGTCGGCCCTGGGCACCGTGGTGCGCGACAAGGGCCCGGGCCATCGCATCCTCAAGACCGAGCTGTTCCGTTACCTGCAGGAGACCCGCCTCGGCCACAGCCGACAAGAGGCGCTGGTGGCGCTCGCCCAGCGCTGCGACGTGAGCGAGCTTCACCGGATGGTCGGGGCCGTGCTCGCCTCGCGCGACGATGCGGCCGCCCTGCGCGCGCAGCTTCGCGAGTGCGCCCTCGCGCTCCAGGCCGAGTGGCTCGAGAAGAAGCGCGCGCGCGCCAGGCGCGCCATCACCCTCATGCTCGGGATCATCGTGACGTGCTTCGGCCCGCTGATGGCGATCGCCCTGGGAGCCAGGTGA
- a CDS encoding ABC transporter permease — translation MRNFLAVLGGMGRFLGEIAVAIATPPFFFAETRRALHAVAFQCLIPVLAIMTAVGMIGALQGLAVIRIFGADHVLSSLLAESILREMAPSLGAIMIAAQAGTAIAGEIGTMRVKEEIDALGVMAVPPVKFVVVPRLIALVVACPVISLFGSLAGMLGGYMVAVGLKGVTKGVFVGNLLEFVHMNVVLGGLLKSVVFGALIGLIACYYGYNVTGGAQGVGKASNKTVVHAIVAIAISNYFITTFLLKVIG, via the coding sequence ATGCGCAACTTCTTGGCCGTCCTCGGCGGGATGGGCCGCTTTCTCGGCGAGATTGCCGTCGCGATCGCCACGCCCCCCTTCTTCTTCGCTGAAACCCGCCGTGCCCTGCACGCGGTCGCCTTTCAGTGCCTGATCCCGGTGCTGGCCATCATGACGGCCGTCGGGATGATCGGGGCGCTCCAGGGTCTCGCCGTCATCCGGATCTTCGGGGCCGACCACGTCCTCTCCAGCCTCTTGGCCGAGTCGATCCTGCGCGAGATGGCCCCGAGCCTCGGCGCCATCATGATCGCGGCCCAGGCGGGGACGGCGATCGCCGGCGAGATCGGCACCATGCGCGTCAAGGAGGAGATCGACGCCCTCGGCGTGATGGCCGTTCCCCCCGTCAAGTTCGTCGTCGTCCCGCGCCTGATCGCCCTGGTCGTCGCTTGCCCGGTCATCAGCCTCTTCGGCTCATTGGCGGGAATGCTGGGCGGCTACATGGTGGCCGTCGGCCTCAAGGGCGTCACCAAGGGGGTCTTCGTCGGCAACCTGCTCGAGTTCGTCCACATGAACGTCGTGCTGGGCGGTCTGCTCAAGAGCGTGGTCTTCGGCGCGCTGATCGGGCTTATCGCATGCTACTACGGCTACAACGTCACGGGCGGCGCCCAGGGCGTGGGCAAGGCCTCCAACAAGACGGTGGTGCATGCGATCGTCGCCATCGCCATCTCCAACTACTTCATCACCACGTTCCTGCTCAAGGTGATCGGCTGA